Sequence from the Arthrobacter pigmenti genome:
TGGTGTACATGAGTACACCGATCCATGAGCACCGCACCTATGGTTTCGCAGATGCGCGCAAGTCCTTCAAGTCGATCCTTGATGCGAGCGACCGGGGTGGATTATCGATCGTTCAGCGAGGGGACAGCTCAGCCTCGGTGGTGAATACCGCGCTTCTCAAAGCTTTCCTCATGAAGAACACTCCCGCGAATGTCCAGGTAGTGAATGAAGATGGCGCGTGGGCGATGTTCATTCCTGGCCTACCGCTAGCGGCCGAGGGTTCCACTGTGGATGAAGCAACGCATGATCTGATTGATGCGCTTCGCGAGTACGCCGAGGATTGGGAGGACCACCTCCGGCTAGCTCCCAATCATAAGGACAATTGGGCCTTGGTACAGATTGTTGATTCGTCTACAGATGGCGAACTAGCTGCTTGGCTAAATGGAACTGCGAAGTGAGTCAGAAGCACCCCCCGGGCACTCGAGATGAGCACGAGAAGTTCTGTAAGACTGAGCAGTGGCAGCCCGTAGTGAACGCAAAAGGCCAGAAGGTGCGCCATCATGCCACCTACGAGCTTGTCTTGCACGATGGAACGGTTCTTCGGACACGCATCTCGCGCCCGGTAGATAGAACCACCTACGGATCCTCCCTCTGGGGGGCAATATTGAAGGATCAACTGAGAGTCACTCCTGATGAATTCTGGAGCTGTGTAAACGAAGGGGTCCTGCCGGACCGGGGTGCACCGGCCGTGCCGGCCGAGGCGTTGCCGCTGGAACTCGTCCATCTCCTGACGAAGACGGCCGGTCTTTCCGAAAGCGAGGTTGCCTCGCTGACGAAGGAAGAGGCCGTCAGGATCATGAATGACCACTGGGCTTCCGCTCCGCCACAACCAGATGAGCCTTAGCTAAAGTCGCCCGCTATCTGTCAGCGCTCACTTCTTGATCGCCACGGACTCCGCCATGAACTCCGCAACCACCTGCTGGGAGATGGCGACGTCGAGGACGTACACGCCGTCGTCGTCGGTTTCCAGCCACTCGCTAAGTGCCGCGAGATCGGCAAGCGCCCGCGCCTTGGTGCCCTTTGCACCAAGGGCCCGGCCGACGGCGGCGAAGTCCACTTCATCGATGAGCATCGCCTGATCGTGCAGGCCCTTGGCCGCATACTGGTGCAGTTCTGCACCATAGGCGGAGTCATTCAGCACGATCAACACGCCTCTGCGCGTGGCGCGGAGAAAGGTCTCGAAGTCAGCCAGACCCATAAGGCCGCCGCCGTCGCCGCTGAACAGCACGGTGGTGCGTTCCGGCCGCGCCACGGACACACCGGCCGCGGAGCCGAAGCCGAGACCGATGGACTGGAAGGCCGTTCCGACCAGGATCATGGCGTGGGGATCAGGCACGGAAAGGTACATCGGCGCCCAGCCGATGAAGTGTCCGCCGTCCATGACCACCGATCGTTCGGCCGGAAGGATGTCCTCAAGGGCTGCGACCACGGCCCGGGGATTCAGGCGCCCGTCCGGGGCGAACTCGACGGGATCCTCAATCGGGTGGGAGGAACGGAATTCCTCTCCGGCAACCTCGGGGACGCTGCTGCGCCAGGTGGTTGTTGCCGGCTTAACGCGCTCCAGCAGTCCGTCGAGGAACGGGCGGATGTCGGAGCGGATGTAGTCGACAACGATCGGGTGCTTCTCGTCCGGCTCGTTGTCGACCCGGATGATGCGCGTTTCCGGCGGGAACAGCGTCCCGTAGCGCGTCTGGAAGATGTTCATGCTGGCCCCGACCACCAGTACGACGTCTGCCTTCCGCGCCACTTCGAGCCGGTGGCGGCGGGTAAAGCCGCCGGCCACCCCCAGGTCCCACTCGCTGTCGAATGCGTTGATCGCCATCACGGAGGTCATGAAAAGCGCACCCAGGCGGTCGCCAATCTCGCGCAGCGGAGCGGCGCTGTCGGCAAGAACGACGCCGCGCCCTGCGATCACCATCGGCCGCTCCGCTGAAGCGAGCAGGCCGGCCACGCGGTCCAGGTCTTCTGCTTCCGGCGGCCATACGGCTTTGGCGGGCAGTGGTTCGAGCGGCTCGGATTCGGTGAGCGGTGCGGTGGCGAGGTCGTAGGGGATGGCGACGATGACGGGCTGCACCGTCTGCAGCGCGAGGTCGAATGCGCGGTGGGTGATCTCGGCAGCGTTGCCGGGCCCGGCAACGAGGGTTCGCACACCAACGGCCTCGGCCGCCTTCGTCTGATCGATGTCGAAGTTCCGCCGCCCGCCTGCCGGTGCATCGCCGACGATGAAGACCAGCGGGATACGGGCGATGCGCGCTTCGGCGAGTGTTGTGTAGGCGTTAGTGAACCCGGCGCCGTACGTGGTGGTTGCCGCGGCGACTCCGCCTGTTGCCCGGTGGTAGGCGTCCGCCATGGCAACGGTCGCGGATTCATGCCGGGCGGAGGTGAACCCGAAGCCGAGCCGCGTTAGCCGGCTGATGAAGTGCGCGTTGCCGTTGCCCATGAGCCCAAACAGGTGACCGGCCCGGTCTGCGACTGCATCAGCTACGGCCGCCGAAACGTGACCCTCGTCCGGGAGCCTGGGGATTTCAGTGGCGGAATCTCTGCTGGCGCTCGTCATGGTCGTGGCACTCCTTCGTGTCGTTCGACTGTAATTGTGTGGCATTGGGCATCCTGACAGGTCTCGCGTGCTCAGGGGCTGAGCTGCGCCCGCAGGTATCGGCGCAAGCCCGGAATGGCGAAGTCAACTCTGCCATGCCCGGCAGGCTCTATAAGACCGGCTGAAAGAAGCCTTGAGCGGTAGTTTGCTACGAAACTTGTTCCTGCTCCGATTCGTCGGCCAATGTCTCCTGCAACAGACGGCCCGGTGTCTTCGGCCATTGCATGCAGGAAGTCCAGGTCTCTTTGGGAAACCCTCGCAAGCGCCGCTTCGATCACGGTCCGTGCGTTGCGCCGATTGGCGGCTTCGATAGCGCGTTCAACTCGCGGGGCAGTGAGGTGCGGTCGCCGTCTCGGAAACCACGGCCCAGCCGTCCTCCCGGGCCAGGTCCTGGGCAGCGCCAAGCATGACGGTTTTCCCAATTCCCCTGGCGCCGGTAAAAATGGTTAATAGCCCGGGGGCACCGGATCCCAAACGCAGTCCATACTCGAATTCGTCCAGCACCCCTGCCCGCCCGAGGATTTCCGGCGGCGTAGCGCCTGCAGATGGTCGAAACGGGTTCTCCATGGTGACGACTTCCCTTATGAGCATGTGTGAGTTTTGTGAGTTTCAGACCGACGCCTATGAGTTTATGTGAGTTTTGTGAGTTTGATTGACCTTGGCCCTATTCGAAACCGCCCGCGCCAGGCTCGCGTGGCCGGCGTCGTTCGGGTGGACTGTATCGGCACTGAGCATGGTCTCCGGATCCCAATCGTCCGCTTCCGCCAACGCCACGCGCGAGTACTCCGCCGCCGCACGGCGCAGCACGCTGTTGTACTGGTCGATGAGGCTGTTCGAGCCCAGGTTGTGCGGCGCGTAGAGGCTGAAGTCCAGAAGATACGGCTGCATCACGGCGACAACCAGTGCGCTCGGTGAGGCCCGCCGGATGGCCGTGAAGATGCGCTGGAGCGCGGCGGCATAGCCCCGCGCTGACGACGGCGACTCCCCGCCAAGGCGCAGATCGTTCAGCCCGGTCATCAGCACGTAGAGCGATGCCGGTGGCGGCGGGGTGGCGGCGATGAGCGCGGCGGTTCCGGTGCTGTTGCTGCCTCCGACGCCGCGGTTGTCCAGTTCCAGCCTCAACTCGACTGCGGCCCGGGAGGTAAAGCACGACGACGGCGAGGACGCGCCGTCACCATCCACCCACGAGTGACCGTAGGCCATCATCTTCCTTTTGGAACTCACACTGGTAACGTTATCAAACAACGTTCCCAAGCAAGGAAGGCGATCCCGCGTGACCAGCACCTACGAGAAGTTCCCCCGAATTCCCGTGCCCGGAGAGCACACAGTGTGGTCGGGAGCGAAAGCCTGGCGGGAAGTGGCGCGCGGCGGGGCGGGGACTATCGTCGTCGACACCTACCCCGGCACGCGGCTGGATGAACTGGAAGCTTTCCTCGGCGAAGTGCTTCCCGGCCACACCGTGCTGAACGTCGAGGAGCTCGCCGCGAGGCCCATCGGCGACATCGACGAACTCATTGCCGCGAACCTCACCGAAGATCGGGTATTCGGTGTCCTGAGCCACCACACGCTTACGGACTTCTATGAACCGGAGAAGCTGGCGGAGCTCGCAACCCGGGTGTCGTCGTCGGACGTTCCCGTGGTTCTGATCGGCTGGGGTGCGGCACTGGTTCCGCTGCCCAAAAGGACGCTGGTGCTGGCGGACCTTGCGCGCTGGGAACTCCAGCAGCGGCAGCGTGCGGGCGCACCGAACTGGCGCTGCGATAACGGGAGCGAGGACAACCTCCGCAAGTACAAGCGGAGCTTCTTCGTCGAGTGGAGGGTGGCCGACCGGCACAAGCTGGAGCTCTTCCCCAGGCTGGACTATGTCCTGGATGCCAACAGCAGCGTGCGCGAGGGCAAGCTCATCACCGGCGAGACGTTCCACCAGGGCATGGCCGCGGCGGTGGCTGCGCCGTTCCGGGTGGTCCCATTCTTTGACCCGGGAGTGTGGGGTGGCCAGTGGATGAAGGAGGTCTGTGGGCTGGATCCCGAGGCCGAGAACTACGCCTGGTGCTTCGACTGCGTGCCGGAGGAGAACAGCATCCTGCTCGATGTCGGAGGCAACGCCGTCGAACTGCCGGCCCTCGACGTCGTCCTGTCCCAGCCGCGCGAACTGCTTGGCGCCCTCACGCACGCCCGCTTCGGCGCAGAATTTCCCATCCGGTTCGACTTCCTCGACACCATGGGCGGCGGCAACCTCTCACTGCAGGTCCATCCGCTGACCGAGTACATCCAGGACCGCTTTGGCATGCATTACACCCAGGATGAGAGCTACTACCTGCTCGACTGCGACGACGACGCCGTAGTCTACCTCGGCCTCAAGACCGGGACAGACCCGGATGCCATGCTCGCGGCGTTGAAGACAGCGTCCGACGGCGGGGCCTCCTTCCCGGCCGAAGAGTACGTCAACGTGTTTCCGGCGAAGAAGCACGACCACTTCTCCATCCCGGCAGGGACAGTGCACTGCTCCGGGGCGAACTCGATGGTGCTGGAAATCTCGGCGACGCCGTACATCTTCACCTTCAAGATGTGGGACTGGGACAGGGTGGGGCTCGACGGGCGTCCGCGTCCCATTCACATGGAGCACGCGAGCCGGAACATCCAGTGGGACCGCAACACCGAGTGGGCGCGCGAGCAACTGCTGGACCAGGTGGAGGAGCTTGGATCGGGCCCGGGTTGGACCGAGGAACGGACAGGCCTGCACGAGCTTGAGTTCCTGGAGGTCCGGCGGCACTGGTTCACGGACGCCGTCCACCATTCCACCAACGGGACCGTCAACGTGCTGAACCTGGTGGAGGGGGCTGAGGCTGTTGTCGAGAGCCCAAGCGGCGCGTTCGCGCCGTTCGCCGTCCGGTACGCGGAAACGTTCATCATTCCAGCGGCCGTGGGGGCTTACACGATCCGTCCCGCGGGCCGTGGGGCCGGTCAGCGGCTCGGGACCGTGAAGGCGTATGTCCGCGGGACCGAGACGGGGATCGGGGTTGCGTCCTAGCGCTGGCTCATGTGTGGGCCTGCACCAGCGCCCAGCGTGCCGCCCCGACCAGGCAGGCTTCCTCGAAGCGCTCCGACCGCGTGATCGGCAGTTGCCCGAGCTGCGACCGTGCGTCGCTAAGCCCCTTGCGGACTGCCGGGTAGACGATGTCCCACGAGCCCGCCATCGACCCGCCGATGATGAGGGACTCCGCATTGAAGTCGTGCAGGCTGGGTGCGATCGCGGCGCCGAGTGCCGTGAAGGTGCTCTCAAGTACCCGGGCGGCCACCGCGTCTCCCTGCCGGGATGCGTTGGCGATCTCGTGAACGTCGAGGGCCGGGTTTCCGGACGCTTCCGCGTATTGCCTGCGGATCGCGCGCCTCGATACCGTCTCCTCGAGCGGCCGGTCATTCCACGTGAGGAGGTGGCATTCACCGTGCGGAGGAACGCCGGCGCCTGTCGTCACGGGGGAGCCGTCGACGAGGAACGTCGATCCCACGCCGGTGCCAAGGGTGATGCAGACAAGGCGGCTCACGCCAGCGCCGCTCAGCGCATGTTCGCCGATCCCGAACGCGTCGGCGTCGTTCAGGAAAGTGAACCCGGACGCCGCAGCGCCGAGCCGCTCGGACAGGCCGGCACGGACATCGACGCCGTTCAGGGTGTCGAATTTGCCCACGTTCTCGTAGCGGGCGACGCCGGTCGCGTAGTCGAATGGCCCCGGCACAGCGACGCCCCATCGTCTGTTGTGTTCGGTGCCGAGGGAGCGCGCGGCGTCGGCAATGATGTCGAGGATGGCTGCGGCAGAGGCATGCGCGTCCAGCGGCAATCGGCGTACGCTGTCCGCACGAACCGACCACCCGCCGTCGTACGTTTCTACCAGCGCAGCAGTGACGTGTGTCCCGCCGACCTCCAAGACCGGCGTAGTCAGCGCGGGTGTCATGCGGCTTCCTTCTTCTTCGTGCTCGGTAGACGCGGATCGGCGGTGCCGGTTGATAGCGTTCAAGTGCAAGTCCAACCCTGAAAAGAATTCCAGATGATGCCACCACGCACCAATGCGACGGCCAGTCCGACCGTTCGTGACGTCGCAGCCCTCGCCGGGGTCAGTCCGATGACGGTGTCGCGAACCATGTCCGGCGGTCAGAACGTGCGTCCTGAGGTGCAGGAACGGGTTCGTAAAGCCGCAGACCGCCTCGGGTACCGTCCCAATCAGAGCGCACGGAATACCCGGTTGCGCAGGCCCACCGGGCTCATCGGGGTGGCGGTGACGAATCTGGGAAACCCCTATTACGGGCAGTTCGCGCTGGGCATTGAGGACGTCGCGGCGGCTCATCAGAGGCACATCCTGATTGGGAACACCCGCGAGGATCCGCACCGTGAAGCGCAACTGCTGGACGATTTCGCCGGCCGTCAGGTCGAGGGGCTGATCGTGGTACCGGCTGGCAACGGTGTGGCTACGCTGCCCTCGTCGGTACCGTTTGTGCTCGCCACACGAGAGGTTGAGGGCGTGCACGGTGACACAGTCCTGGTCGACGACGTCGGCGGCGCCTCAGCGGGGACGGCGTCGCTGATCGCGCACGGCCATACGCGCGTCGCCTTCCTCGGCGACGTTTCCGGTATCCCAACGGCACGACGGCGGTTCGAGGGCTTCACACAAGCGCTCGCCTCGCAGGGGCTTCAGTTCGACGCGTCGCTTCTCATGCCGGTGCGCGACGCCGAAGCCGCCTTCGATGAGGTAGCCCGGCTTCTCGGTCAGCACAATCCGCCCACGGCGTTCTTCTCCACCAACAATCGGACAACCGTGGGAGCTCTACGGGCGATCTGCGATCACCGGCGTCGCTATCCGAAGGGGGCTGTGCCCGCGGTCGCCGGGTTCGACGACGTCGAGCTCGCCGACCTGCTCGGCATCCCGCTCACCGTCATGTCTCACGACCCGCGTGCGCTCGGCGCGCAGGCTGCCCGGATGCTGTTCGAACGGCTCAGCGGCGAGGCACCGGGCGAGCCCCGCTCCGCTTCCATGCCGGTGACGGTGCGGCGGTTCTGAGCGGTTCGTCCACCGCCATCCCATTTCGTGCAGGTTTGCGAGCGTCGATCAGGTGAGAGGTCTGTGCTGTAAGGGTCGGCGAGGTACAAAGCCGGGTACACAAGGGGCAGACCTGCACGGAATCGCGCGGTTCGCCGTCTTTTTCCGGCTCAGGCCAGCAGCCAGTCCAGCGCTCTGCGAAGCAGCTCCCGGTGTTCGGGGGAGGAGTACGACGCCGCGTCATGCCCCAGCGCGTCGTAGAAGCTGCGTGCCACCCCGGTTTCCACAGGCCGCTCCAGCGACCACATCAGCGGGTGCAGGTGGCTTTCGTGTTCGTGGCGGGCGTGAACGACGACGTCGGGGGAGGTCCGCAGCCAGCTGTAGCGTTCGTCGTCGACGGTGAAATCGGGGACGCCGACGGGGAAGGAACCCTCCAACTGGATGTGGGCGGGACCGTATTCAGGGTGCATGGACACATCTCGCACCCAACGTCCGCCGAGCGCTTTCTCCCAGGACTCGGAGTCCGTGAAGCTCGTGGAGCTGGAGTGGAGTGCAAGCAGCGGGCGTCCGCCTTGGACCCAGGCCTCCAGCCCCGAGGAGGCGGCGTCCGTGCCGGGGGAGGCGCCGCCGTCGCGCGGTAGGCCCACGTTGACCACCAGCAAGTCCGGCCAGGCGGAAGGTTCCTGGAGGCGCTCGAGGGCGGCGTCGACGTCGTCGGCTGTTTCAACCGTTATGCCGTGATCCTCCAGCAGCCCCTTGGCCGCGGCGGAAGTCTCGGCAAAGGGGTGCCAGGGGTCGGAGTATCGGCCGGTGCCGCTGAGGAGGAGGGCTGTAGTCATCCGTTGAATCTACCAAGGTTCATGGCACCAACGACGACGACGGCGCCCTCTTTGTGTGAGCCTTACTTGCGGCCGAGTTCGTCGATGAACTGATCGGCCTGCTT
This genomic interval carries:
- a CDS encoding GDSL-type esterase/lipase family protein, which translates into the protein MSSKRKMMAYGHSWVDGDGASSPSSCFTSRAAVELRLELDNRGVGGSNSTGTAALIAATPPPPASLYVLMTGLNDLRLGGESPSSARGYAAALQRIFTAIRRASPSALVVAVMQPYLLDFSLYAPHNLGSNSLIDQYNSVLRRAAAEYSRVALAEADDWDPETMLSADTVHPNDAGHASLARAVSNRAKVNQTHKTHINS
- a CDS encoding ROK family protein, with translation MTPALTTPVLEVGGTHVTAALVETYDGGWSVRADSVRRLPLDAHASAAAILDIIADAARSLGTEHNRRWGVAVPGPFDYATGVARYENVGKFDTLNGVDVRAGLSERLGAAASGFTFLNDADAFGIGEHALSGAGVSRLVCITLGTGVGSTFLVDGSPVTTGAGVPPHGECHLLTWNDRPLEETVSRRAIRRQYAEASGNPALDVHEIANASRQGDAVAARVLESTFTALGAAIAPSLHDFNAESLIIGGSMAGSWDIVYPAVRKGLSDARSQLGQLPITRSERFEEACLVGAARWALVQAHT
- a CDS encoding ThuA domain-containing protein, which encodes MTTALLLSGTGRYSDPWHPFAETSAAAKGLLEDHGITVETADDVDAALERLQEPSAWPDLLVVNVGLPRDGGASPGTDAASSGLEAWVQGGRPLLALHSSSTSFTDSESWEKALGGRWVRDVSMHPEYGPAHIQLEGSFPVGVPDFTVDDERYSWLRTSPDVVVHARHEHESHLHPLMWSLERPVETGVARSFYDALGHDAASYSSPEHRELLRRALDWLLA
- a CDS encoding LacI family DNA-binding transcriptional regulator, encoding MMPPRTNATASPTVRDVAALAGVSPMTVSRTMSGGQNVRPEVQERVRKAADRLGYRPNQSARNTRLRRPTGLIGVAVTNLGNPYYGQFALGIEDVAAAHQRHILIGNTREDPHREAQLLDDFAGRQVEGLIVVPAGNGVATLPSSVPFVLATREVEGVHGDTVLVDDVGGASAGTASLIAHGHTRVAFLGDVSGIPTARRRFEGFTQALASQGLQFDASLLMPVRDAEAAFDEVARLLGQHNPPTAFFSTNNRTTVGALRAICDHRRRYPKGAVPAVAGFDDVELADLLGIPLTVMSHDPRALGAQAARMLFERLSGEAPGEPRSASMPVTVRRF
- a CDS encoding thiamine pyrophosphate-binding protein: MTSASRDSATEIPRLPDEGHVSAAVADAVADRAGHLFGLMGNGNAHFISRLTRLGFGFTSARHESATVAMADAYHRATGGVAAATTTYGAGFTNAYTTLAEARIARIPLVFIVGDAPAGGRRNFDIDQTKAAEAVGVRTLVAGPGNAAEITHRAFDLALQTVQPVIVAIPYDLATAPLTESEPLEPLPAKAVWPPEAEDLDRVAGLLASAERPMVIAGRGVVLADSAAPLREIGDRLGALFMTSVMAINAFDSEWDLGVAGGFTRRHRLEVARKADVVLVVGASMNIFQTRYGTLFPPETRIIRVDNEPDEKHPIVVDYIRSDIRPFLDGLLERVKPATTTWRSSVPEVAGEEFRSSHPIEDPVEFAPDGRLNPRAVVAALEDILPAERSVVMDGGHFIGWAPMYLSVPDPHAMILVGTAFQSIGLGFGSAAGVSVARPERTTVLFSGDGGGLMGLADFETFLRATRRGVLIVLNDSAYGAELHQYAAKGLHDQAMLIDEVDFAAVGRALGAKGTKARALADLAALSEWLETDDDGVYVLDVAISQQVVAEFMAESVAIKK
- a CDS encoding class I mannose-6-phosphate isomerase, which produces MTSTYEKFPRIPVPGEHTVWSGAKAWREVARGGAGTIVVDTYPGTRLDELEAFLGEVLPGHTVLNVEELAARPIGDIDELIAANLTEDRVFGVLSHHTLTDFYEPEKLAELATRVSSSDVPVVLIGWGAALVPLPKRTLVLADLARWELQQRQRAGAPNWRCDNGSEDNLRKYKRSFFVEWRVADRHKLELFPRLDYVLDANSSVREGKLITGETFHQGMAAAVAAPFRVVPFFDPGVWGGQWMKEVCGLDPEAENYAWCFDCVPEENSILLDVGGNAVELPALDVVLSQPRELLGALTHARFGAEFPIRFDFLDTMGGGNLSLQVHPLTEYIQDRFGMHYTQDESYYLLDCDDDAVVYLGLKTGTDPDAMLAALKTASDGGASFPAEEYVNVFPAKKHDHFSIPAGTVHCSGANSMVLEISATPYIFTFKMWDWDRVGLDGRPRPIHMEHASRNIQWDRNTEWAREQLLDQVEELGSGPGWTEERTGLHELEFLEVRRHWFTDAVHHSTNGTVNVLNLVEGAEAVVESPSGAFAPFAVRYAETFIIPAAVGAYTIRPAGRGAGQRLGTVKAYVRGTETGIGVAS
- a CDS encoding cytotoxic translational repressor of toxin-antitoxin stability system, whose translation is MNAKGQKVRHHATYELVLHDGTVLRTRISRPVDRTTYGSSLWGAILKDQLRVTPDEFWSCVNEGVLPDRGAPAVPAEALPLELVHLLTKTAGLSESEVASLTKEEAVRIMNDHWASAPPQPDEP
- a CDS encoding ATP-binding protein translates to MLIREVVTMENPFRPSAGATPPEILGRAGVLDEFEYGLRLGSGAPGLLTIFTGARGIGKTVMLGAAQDLAREDGWAVVSETATAPHCPAS
- a CDS encoding prevent-host-death protein — its product is MSTPIHEHRTYGFADARKSFKSILDASDRGGLSIVQRGDSSASVVNTALLKAFLMKNTPANVQVVNEDGAWAMFIPGLPLAAEGSTVDEATHDLIDALREYAEDWEDHLRLAPNHKDNWALVQIVDSSTDGELAAWLNGTAK